TAAAGCTCAGGACAAAGTAGGAGAAGTGATGCACGAATTCAAGGAGGGAAAGTTGAAATCTTCTTCCGGAAAGAAAGTGACAAGCAGAAAACAAGCTATTGCTATCGGTATTTCTGAAGCAAGAGAAGAGGGATTGAAAGTGCCTCCAAAGAAAAAAAGTAAATAATTTCAATAAAAAAATGCCCGCAAAATTTTGCAGGCATTTTTTTATTGAAAAGCAAATAATCTAATTTGTAAACACTAAAAAAATAGATATAGGTGATTGCTTTTGTATCGTTGCTTTACTTTCTTGCTATTCAGCTTGATTATAAAGTATTCTATAATATTCATCAGCCATTCTATCACTATTGAACTGTTCTTTTACATCGTTCATAGCATTCTGCTGAATCTTTCTCCACTGATCAGGATTGTCATAATAGGATGGGAGAATTTCGTTTTCAAGGATTTCATATAATTTGTTCAAATCATAGTTGTCCTGTTCATAAATGCTCATATTCAGATAATCTGCCTTTGGTACAACAAATGAATTTTCTCCATGCTTTGCAAACTCAGGAATCCAGCCATCATCTGTGGATAAGTTAACGGAGCCATTCATCGCGGCAGTCATTCCTGAAGTTCCTGAAGCTTCCCTTGGAACTCTTGGGTTATTTAGCCATAGATCAGAACCTTGCTTTAATGATTTACTTAAAGAAAGCTCATAGCCTGTAAGAACAGCCATGTTTTTGTGATTTTTACTTTCTTCGACTAAGAGGTTGAAAGTAGAAATCGCAGAATAATCCATTGGGTAAGGTTTTCCAGCCCAAATAATTTGCACCGGATATTTGGGATTGTTCAGAAGTCTGTAGAATCTGTCTTTGTCATGTAAGAGAAGATCTGCACGTTTGTAACCTGCGAATCTTCTGGCCCAGACAATGGTGAAAACATTGGGGTTGAATAAATTTCCGGTTTGGTCAGCTACAATGCTGAACAATTTTTTCTTCAAATGCTTTTTACGATAGTCAAAAACAGTATCATCGTTTTCATCCTTTGCATTGTAAAGAGGTTTATCGGCCCAATATTTAAATTCCTGTGCATTGGTGATGGATGTAATCTCGCAGATTCCGGGGTATTTATTCCACATCGCTCGGGAAACTACACCGTGAAGCTGTGAAACACCATTGGCTATTCTTGCCATTTTAAGGGCACAAAGAGAGTGGTTGAAACGTTCATCCTCAATACCTTCAATGCTTTTTACCTCATCCATACTATATCCGGAGAAATAAGACATGTCATAGCATAGTTTAAAATTATGCTTTTCATTTCCTGCCTCTTCAGGAGTGTGGGTGGTGAAAACCAGTTTCTCTTTAACCTTATTCAGGTCCCCATTATATTTTTTTAACAGATAAAATGCTGCGGGAAGTCCGTGGGCTTCATTCAGATGATAAACATCTCTTTCAATGTTCATTTCATCCAGTAATTTTGCTCCTCCTTTTCCTAGCAGAATATATTGAGCCAGTTTTGTGGATTCATTGGCATCATATAATTTGTGACAGATTGTTTTGGAAACATGATCGTTTTCAGGAACATCCGTAGAAAGAAAAAACATAGGTGCTGTATTGAAAATTTCAGGATCAAGGTACCAAACCTTTACCCAAACAGGTGCACTGTGGATTTCGATTTGAAATTTTATTCCTGTATCTTCAAGAAAACTGTACATTTTTCTCGTCCATACTGGTTGCAGGGTTTGATCATGATTTCTTGCCTGGTCATAGTAACCGAATTTCCAAAGAATACCGATTCCGATAAGATCCTGCTTTAGGTTATAAGCGCTTCTCATATGAGATCCTGCCAGAAAACCAAGTCCTCCTGAATATATTTTTAATACCTGCTCAAGGGCAAATTCCATTGAAAAATAAGCGGTTCTTTTTGAATATTGGGGATTGATGTGGTAGGGTATTTTAAAATTCCTGAAATCCATAAATACTGATTTGTGTTAGAAGAAGCAAAGGTATTGATTATGAAAATAAACTTTACATTAATTAATAGATAAATTAATTTTAAAAGTAGGTGTTGAATAGTTTTTTTACTTATCTTTAAGAGTGTAAAATTTTGATTATCAAAAACTTTTAACGGTGAGGGCCAATGGCTGCATGTGTTCTAATTAAATAAAAAAATCACACATGAAAAAGACATTTTCTGAGGAAGATCTGATCAAGAATCTGAGTTTGTATTACCTGAACAGGCATTTGAAAAAAAAGCCCATAGAAAAGTATCACCGTACCATAGATGAATCTCCGCTTCATGATCGTGAAAAATATAGAAAAAAATCAGAGATTCTTCTTCTCAACTCTTTTATGCATCATTTCCCCGAAGTGAAATTTGAAAACTTTACCTGCGAGAGTCCCGACTTTATCGCAAAGCTAAACGACAAAAAAATCGGAATAGAGTTGACTGAAGTTATCAACCATCTGGAAATGAAAAAAGTGGAAAGCACTTTGAATAAAATGTTCCGTCAGGCAGAAATATTATTAGAACAAGAAGACACCACGAAATATCGTGGTGTTTATTTTTTAGAATTCCATCCCAATATAAAGTTTGATCATATAGAGGAGCAGGAAGAAAATATTATCAGTATTTATAAAAGCATTAAAAAAAATAAAGGAATAGGATGTGTGAAAAGTGTGAGAAAATCCTTTCATCGAAGAAATGTCTTTATTACCCACGAATACAGCATGAATCTTTTTGATGAATTATGTTCCGAGAAAATTCTGGAACTTATCGAAAAGAAAAATGAAAAGTTTCCTTACTACGATACTTCTGTAGATGAATGCTGGCTGGTGATTGTTTCAGACATGAACTCCATTGCTTCCCGATATACCTTTATTCAGGATAAGGAGCATTTGAATGAAGTGAAAAGTCCTTTTCATAAAATCTTTCATCTTGAAAACCTTTGTGGGAACATTACAAGTATAAAATAAGTTAAATTCATTATATTATTAGTAATAAATTTATGTATTGATTTAAAATATTTCAAAATTATTTGAATTTTATTGTTTGTTATTAAATTATAGGTATATTTGGTATGGGTTGGGTATTTGCCTGACTGTTAACTGATTCAACCATAAAAACTATATATCTATGAGAAAAACTTTACTTTTTATTCTTCTATGTATATCCCATACCTTTTATTCTCAGGCAGATTGTGCATCGGCACTGGCTGTTTGTGGTAACTCAAATATTACATATAGTCCATCAGGTTATGGTACCATCAAGGAATTGGTGAATTCAGGGAGCTGCTTGGATGCAACGGGTGAGCATAATTCGATTTGGTATAAAATTACAATTGCTAATGGAGGAACCCTTACCTTTGATTTGGTTCCGAATAATCCGGATGCCGATTATGACTGGGCAATTTTTGGTCCCAATGTAAACTGTGGAAGTTTAGGAGCGCCTATACGTTGTAATGCAGCAACGGTGATAGGACCCGGACCTGCTACAGGATTGAATATGACAAGTACCATTACAAATGCCTTAGGAGGATCACTAACGCCTTATTGTAAATATTTGGATGTTTTACCGGGACAAACTTATTATTTATTTATCGATAACTGGGTGAGCAGTACAAGCAGTACAACGGCACCATTTTCTTTGACATGGGGAGGAACGGCAACATTGGCGTCACCATTTACAGACCCAAATATTCAGACTTATCCTTTTATTCCTCCAGGGGTTTCTCCAGCTAATCCTTCAGACCCAAGAGAGGTTGTTATTTGTTCTAGCTCGGTTCTGTTTGATTTTTCTACATTATCACCGGGCATTATAAATGGTAATCAACATTTTAGTGTAAGCTATCATACCACTCAAAATGATGCCTTAACCGGGAATAATCCTATTACAACTCCAATAACAGTAAACACAACTACGGTTTTCTATTACAGTATTAGTTATACGGATGCTGCTAATCCCGGTAATCCGCTCAATAAGTGTAAGCAGGTTGGAAAGTTTAAATTCAAAGATGGCTCCATCACGGTTAAAAATGCAACTTTAACCGAGTGTAACAATAATAATGCGGGAACGGCATTATTTGACCTGACAACTGCTGATGTTATTGGTATTCCAAATGTGACGAAGAAATATTATCACACGATGGCAGATCTCAATGCTGGGACCAATGAGATTACAACACCTACAGCTTTTGTTTCGGCTGAGGGAACCATTTATGTGAAAGTGATCTCTGAGTTTGGATGCTTTTCAGTGGCTAAGATTACTTTAAAATTTCATCCTGTAGTGGTTGTAAATGAAACTACTCTTAGATCCTGTTTTATTGAAACTAATTCTGCTACAGCATCATTTAATCTTATCAATGCTTCAGTGACAGGTCCGCAAAATACAGTGAAAAAGTATTATCCATCTCTTTCTGATGCAATTAATCAAACCAATGAAATTCCAACTCCTGCCAATTATATAGCTCCGAATGGAGTAGTATATGTAAGAGTTTTAAACGCTCAAGGTTGTTATGCTATAGCCAAGATTACCTTAGTGGTAATTCCGCCAGTATATTCTGCTATCCTTAAAGATAAAATTATTTGTGCTGAAGATAAGACGATATTGGATGCTGGGCCAGGATTCAAAAGTTATGAGTGGAGTACCGGTGCTACAACCCAGACCATTAATGTAGGAATTGGAGTGTATTGGGTAAAACTTAAAACTGGAGAATGTGTGACTACCCAAACTGTGAAAGTGATAGCATCTGAACAGCCGGTTGTTTCCAGCATTGATATTACAAATAGTTCAGTAACAGTATCGGTAATAGGAGGAAATCCGGCTTACAAATACTCTCTGGATAATATTGTTTGGCAGGATTCCAATGTTTTCAGCAACCTTCCAAGAGGAGATTATAAAATATTTGTAAAGGATGCTTACGACTGTGATCCTATTGTAGTTGAAATTGTTGTGCCGAATTTAATTAATGTTATTACTCCCAACGCAGATGGAATCAATGATGTCATCGATTACTCTGCATTAGGCGGAAAACAAAACCTCATCATCAATGTTTTTGACAGATATGGAACAAAAATTCATCAGGCAGATAAGCTTAATGGCTATAAATGGGACGGAACTGTTGCTGGTAGGAGAGTGCCTA
This genomic interval from Chryseobacterium joostei contains the following:
- a CDS encoding DUF6496 domain-containing protein — protein: MSKTKYSDKAQDKVGEVMHEFKEGKLKSSSGKKVTSRKQAIAIGISEAREEGLKVPPKKKSK
- the glgP gene encoding alpha-glucan family phosphorylase, which produces MDFRNFKIPYHINPQYSKRTAYFSMEFALEQVLKIYSGGLGFLAGSHMRSAYNLKQDLIGIGILWKFGYYDQARNHDQTLQPVWTRKMYSFLEDTGIKFQIEIHSAPVWVKVWYLDPEIFNTAPMFFLSTDVPENDHVSKTICHKLYDANESTKLAQYILLGKGGAKLLDEMNIERDVYHLNEAHGLPAAFYLLKKYNGDLNKVKEKLVFTTHTPEEAGNEKHNFKLCYDMSYFSGYSMDEVKSIEGIEDERFNHSLCALKMARIANGVSQLHGVVSRAMWNKYPGICEITSITNAQEFKYWADKPLYNAKDENDDTVFDYRKKHLKKKLFSIVADQTGNLFNPNVFTIVWARRFAGYKRADLLLHDKDRFYRLLNNPKYPVQIIWAGKPYPMDYSAISTFNLLVEESKNHKNMAVLTGYELSLSKSLKQGSDLWLNNPRVPREASGTSGMTAAMNGSVNLSTDDGWIPEFAKHGENSFVVPKADYLNMSIYEQDNYDLNKLYEILENEILPSYYDNPDQWRKIQQNAMNDVKEQFNSDRMADEYYRILYNQAE
- a CDS encoding T9SS type B sorting domain-containing protein → MRKTLLFILLCISHTFYSQADCASALAVCGNSNITYSPSGYGTIKELVNSGSCLDATGEHNSIWYKITIANGGTLTFDLVPNNPDADYDWAIFGPNVNCGSLGAPIRCNAATVIGPGPATGLNMTSTITNALGGSLTPYCKYLDVLPGQTYYLFIDNWVSSTSSTTAPFSLTWGGTATLASPFTDPNIQTYPFIPPGVSPANPSDPREVVICSSSVLFDFSTLSPGIINGNQHFSVSYHTTQNDALTGNNPITTPITVNTTTVFYYSISYTDAANPGNPLNKCKQVGKFKFKDGSITVKNATLTECNNNNAGTALFDLTTADVIGIPNVTKKYYHTMADLNAGTNEITTPTAFVSAEGTIYVKVISEFGCFSVAKITLKFHPVVVVNETTLRSCFIETNSATASFNLINASVTGPQNTVKKYYPSLSDAINQTNEIPTPANYIAPNGVVYVRVLNAQGCYAIAKITLVVIPPVYSAILKDKIICAEDKTILDAGPGFKSYEWSTGATTQTINVGIGVYWVKLKTGECVTTQTVKVIASEQPVVSSIDITNSSVTVSVIGGNPAYKYSLDNIVWQDSNVFSNLPRGDYKIFVKDAYDCDPIVVEIVVPNLINVITPNADGINDVIDYSALGGKQNLIINVFDRYGTKIHQADKLNGYKWDGTVAGRRVPTGTYWYSVLWNENDKKSTPVKFTGWVLVKNRE